GTCCCCTGTCTGCAAACCCTTACCCTGTCCCCCAGCAGTGACCCACACATCCAGCTCTGCACAACCTTCTCCCATCTGGCTGCAGCCCCTCAGGTAGCCCAGGGTGAGCAAGCCAGAAGTCTAGACTCAATTCTAATTTTGCAGTTCTTGGAGCCCTTCCCATCTGTGGCCCTCGGTTTCCCTATTTGTGAAGTAAAGGGAATTTATTGGTGCCTAAAGTCTTGCCAGTGCTGATGCTCCACGAGACACACCAGTTCCCAGCTAGATTCCTGGCACTGGGCTTGGCGAGGAGTGGGAGGCCAGCCAGACCTGGCGCGAGAAGGCGTCTGCATCCCCAGTCCACCAGCAGGCTGGGACCCTCCCTGGAAGCTGAGAGCCACTCAACTGGTTCAAGCTGTCTCCGAGCTTGGGAGTTGGGTGGGTACTTTTGTCGAGGAACATGGCCTTTTCATTAGCGCCATTGTCCACCAATTAGCCCAAAGCTGACTCACAGGGAACACGGCGCTGGGGGCCGCCATTCAGGCGGGTATCATGTCCTACTTCTCTGGAAAATCTAGGCTCCGCTGCCAGTCCAGCTTCTCTCACAACCCCACTGTGGGTGCACCTGTTACCTTAAGAGGGTCACGTTCACTGCACACCTACGTGGTGCCAGGCGTTGTACACACTCATCTGATTACTGAATCAGCATAACCAGCTCGGAAAGGAAGCATTGTGGTTGTCCTCATTTCTCGGAGGAGGGAGTGACATCTCAAAGACATGAGGTGTGTTTATCCAGTCCCTCAGAGGCATGAAGCCCTGTATTAGTCACCAGCCAGAGCAGTCAATGGGACCCTGTTTGCCAAGGAAGCCTAGAGCTCTGTGGTCTTGAGCAAgtcatctccctccccctctcctctcctgtccctcctcctgccttcattTCTAGTCACTCCCCAACTCTAGACTCACAGCTCCATGAGAAGCAATGACCAGTTTTTAGAGCTGTTTTTAGGGTTTCAATTTTGCTTCTGTCAGAGATAAAATACACATGGTTTCTGGTTTGGGGAAGCTCAAGTCAAGAAAGGAAGGTAGACCAGTAGACCGATCATCACCATGTAATCATTTGACACGCAAGGGAGCCAGATCTAGAAATCTTCCTGTGGCAACGTAGAGAACCCCCTGAGGCCTTTGCCTGGCCGCCCAGGATCGCACCGTATGGTTCTGCTTCAAGTCATTCGACCCCTCTGCCACCGCTGCCCGACATTtgggttgtctctctctctctctctctgtccatttttttttttttaaattttttaattttttctctctctgtccatttttacAAATAACGTTGCAACGAACATCCCTGTATGTGTCTTAAAACACTTGAATCAGCATTTCTGTCACATACATTTTTACAGATGTGGAATGCTACACATACTTTGTATTTTGGTAGATGCAGCAAATTGTCCTCCCAACATAACGTATCAGTGAATCAGTTTGTGCTCCTGCCCCCAGGCTAGAACACccattccctccctccactccccccccccgcccacatCTGGGGCAATACTTGATTTGTCTGAACTAATAAAATGGCATCTCACTATGGCTTTAATCTGGATTGTTCTGACTACTCCTGAGGTTAATCATCTTTTCATAAGTTTGTTGGCCATTCTGATGTTCTTTTCTGCAAACTGCCTGCCCAGTTTTTGTAGGCGACTCTATTAGGATGTTTGCCTCCCAATCACACTGCCTTGGTTCTGTCTCAGTTTATCCCACTTGCTGGCCTTTTGGCTTCTGATGTCCAGTCCCCTCTCCTATTCTGGGTGCTGCTGTCTGTTCCCCCAGGTGACCCTCCCCACTTCCACCCTCCACTCTGCCCCAGCCTCCGCTGTCAGCCAGTCTGAACCACGAGGGCAGGGTGCTTCAGACTGGACTTAGCAATCAGAAGGCAGTCCAAATAGGGGATGGTCTCCAAAGGGTTCCTCCTTCAACTCTTAAGTGCAAAGCCTTCATAATAATCCTCGGAACAAACTCAGCCTCAAATAACAAGTTACAGGAAACGATTTCTAAATAGATGATCAACTCCCTCAGTCTCTTCTACATCATGCCCTTTAAATGCCACTGTGGgtgatttatttaaaacaaagcctGAAATGCCCTTCTCATTTTAGTGAAATTTCCAGAATGAACTGCTCAGGTGATCAGATCTAACCAATAAAACTCCATCATCTCCCCCAACAAGTTGGCTAGCAGAGAAACAGTGTTTCATATAACTCTTGGCGTGGAAAAGAGCCCGGATACCATCTTAGTCCCATACTTCACTTTACAGCTAAAGAAACTGACTCAGAGGGGAAGTGCTTTGCCAAAGCCATATAACAAGGTCAGAGATGGAGCTAGGAACGGGATCAGGGCCCTCCACCAACCCCAACTGTGCCCGCTGCCCATCACACAGTGATAGAGAAGAAAAGATGCCAAAGGCTTTACTTGAAAGTTCGTGGGGCTGACTTCACTACTGGGAACCGCAGATCCTTGGAACCCAGCAACAAAATGGTGCTGCATGGTCTGCAGACAatcggaaggaaggaaggaaggaaggaaggaaggaaggaaggaaggaaggaaggaaggaaggaaggaagcctttACATCAAAATACTGTCGCATCACCTAATACCATACATAGTTTCAGATGGCAAATGAAAGAAACATTATTATCATCCTTTATAGCTTCAACTCTTCCACCAGAGCAGCAGAATTGATTAAAACAAGGCTTCCAGAAAGGGCATGCCTGCTTAATTTGCATTCAACCCTCAAATTAAAGGAATACCAGCATGcaattatatttcttattaccATAGCCTAATCTGACCTTTTATGCATTCTCCCTTCAGTTCACAGACAGCATTTTTACTGAGACCGTGACAGAGATTTCTGTGCTCTTTTAGGGGGGGGAAAAAGGCAAAACCCTgagggtttccttctttctccaatGATGCTAAATCATTACAGCAGAAACCAGCACCCCTCTTTGAACAGAAAACATTCTTATGTTTATTCTGCACAAAGATACACATTTATGAGTAACGAAGCTAATCCCTTTTAGAGAAGCCAATGGGTGAATAACATTCATACAAAGAATAGTTACCAAGCAGTGACTATCCACCAGCTGCCGTGACACCAAGTAGATGCTGTGGAAAATGGGATGTGATTCTTGCTCACAAGGGGTACGACAGCCGTCATGGTCAAGGATGCTCTTGaatgtggaggaagggaaggtaTGGTTCACTCTGGGGGGTAGTTGAGGGATGTTTCACAAAGGAGACAAATTCGAGTTGCATCTCGAGGGAAAGACTCACCAAGAAGAGGTAGGGGAGAACTTTGGGGCAGAGGGCATATACTAGGAAGGGTACGGGAGCCTGAAATGGCAGAGAGCAGAGTCGTGTGGATTGAGTTGGGGGAATAGTGCTGGGGGAGGAAGCTGGCGGTGTCTCAGTCGGCCTCTGGAGAGAAAGAGGCTGGATTCAGATCCAGGCAGCCCAACTCCAGATCCCTTGTGCTCAACCCACGTGTTATATTGTGTCCTGGGAACAAAGGGGCAGGAAAGACCACTTCTGGCTGTAGGAAGGGGACACTTCCTGGGGAAGACAGCATTCGTGTTTGCCTTGAGAGATGGGTAGACTCTcaagaggcagagatgggggaagggtTGTTTCCCAGCAAGTGGATGACCGCATCAGTGATGATCAGGAAACCAGAGAACAGTGCTGAGGAATGGCACCTGGGAGACGGTGGGGCACATGATAAGGAGAAGATAATGGTGGAGAAATGGGTTAAGCTAAGGCCAGATTACGGAGTGTCAGAATGCCAGTAAGGATTTGGTCCTAGTCAATAGCCACTCAGCAGCCACTGACGGTTTTTGAGCAGTAAGAGGCACACGCAGCAAGTCAGAGGGTGCACTGGAGCGCGAGGTGGCTGTAGGAGACCCATCCGGAAGCGGTGTTAACAACccaggcaaggggaacaaaaacAAGCAAGGACAGTGACAGATAAAAACGGAAGTAACAAATGTGGGAGATTATGGAAGGAACTCAACAGGGCTGCGTGTTGGACTGGAACCCGGAGAGGAGTGAGCAGGAGTCAAAAGGTGCGTCTCATGTTTGACTCTGGAAGGATGGAGACACCACTCGCTCAGATAGGGAAGACAGGAACAGgctgggcagaggaaaaggggcagataaatttcctttggaaatggGAGGAAGTAGTCTCATTATTCTCCAGCCAAACCAGCAGGAAGATTCTCTTATTTGAAGCCCTGCTCGGAGATCCTTCGCTCTGCTTTCAAATTGTTCTGTGACCTTTCACCTACTGAGATTGAGAGACGCGTTTGCTCTGAGAGGTTGGGGGATTCTATCTTTGCTTGGATGCTTTGGTCCTAGAAGGCTATGATGTGTAATTCCATCAAGAGTACAGGAAAGCCAAATGTTAGTTTCTTTGTCCAAGGAATTCAaagcaaggtggggagggggaaggcaagAACTTCTGTCCAACTTGGGCCAAAGTTAAAACATCCTACAATTGAATTTGCAGCCATTAACAGCTCGAGCCTTGTTGCTCTGATTCTAAAAAGGTGAATTATCTCAGGGGACCTGGAGCTAGACCCCGCAGCAGGATGGATCCATCAGCTGAAGTTTGTCCACTCAGAAAGATGGTTTATTCACTTGTTAGCCAAAGTGTGGTCCATGTCCAGCAGCCAGCAGCCCCAACATGAAGCTTACTAGAAACCTCAGCACTTACTCCAGACCAATTGAAccagaatcttcattttaagaTCTCACATGACTTATATGCAGTAATACATATTAAGAGTATGGACTTTGGAACCAGATGTATCTGGGTTTAAATCTGTTTAGCCACTTCCAACTTAGTAGTGCTTAACCTGGGTCTGCTTTATATGTACTATCAGTGACCTATCCCCTGGCTGGACCTTGGAGTAACCTTGAGAGCTTTCAAAAACTCCaggcccggggcacctgggtggctcagtgggttaagcctctgccttcgctcaggtcatgatcccagagtcctgggatcgagccccaaatcgggctctctgctcagcacggagcctgcttcctcctctctctctgcctgcctttctgcctacttgtgatcttttttatctagtcagataaataaaatcttaagaaaaaaataataaaaagaacccaGGCCCTGGCagatcaattaaatcagaatctctggggggcAGTAACCAGACAAAGGCATTTGAGGGTCTCCAGATGACTTGAACTTGCACccaaggctgagaaccactgtcttCAAAGAACGAGCGTGGCCACCAGAGCCAGTCTTCATGTGGCTACCACACCTGCTATTTCTCATCAGGACCGGGGCTTCTCCGCCGCTCCCTAAGCTAGTGTTCCTTTGTGAAATGGACCAGACAAACAGACTCTTTCAAAACCTGAGCACTGAGAGTTGGCACATGGGAAGCACTGGGCACAATGCACtgtgctcaacaaatacttactccTCATGCGGGTCCCAGCTTCTTTTGCAGAAAGAATCTAAGAAGCAACACATAGCTTGGTGTCACATAAATGCCAATCCATGAGCATGCTTGTACCTTCCCCACCCCAGGGGTGGCTTCCAACTACTTGGCCACCAACAGGTTAATAGAGGTTGCcttagctgtttttaaaatttaagaatctggggtgcctgggtggctcagagggttgagcctctgcctttggcttgggtcatgacctcagggtcctgggatcgagccgcgcatcgggctctgcttggtgagaagcctgcttccccctctctctctgcctgcctttctgcctacttgtgatctgtcaaataaataaataaaatctaaaaaaaataaaataaaatttatttataaattttattttatattatttatataaataaaaatttatttataaataaaataaaataaaatttaagactCTATTCTTTTTCTACATTAATTTCAAGAATGAGGCAAAGGCAGCCGGCCAGGAACTTTTGCAGAACAATTAAGAGTGAGGTTCCCCCAAAGTGCTCCCAACTGTGGGGTGGGACTAGGgtagcggcgggggggggggggtcaggccGATCACACAGGGCTTTGTCTTTGAGCTGTGCTGACACTTTGGGCAACAGGCCCTGTACCTCTCCAATGCCTCCTGGGACTCTCCCCGCCTGGGATCTCTGGAGTGGGAGTTAGAAAGGCCTTTGGAAAGACTTATAGGACAACTCTGCTTTTTAGAGTGccaaaaaaggaaaccaaagcccagggAGTTGCCATGGGCTTACGCAGGGCCATGTACAACTGAAGGCCACAAGCAGAAGGGTGTAGAGCGACCCAGTCAGATGTAAAGGAAATAGCCTGGTAGTGAAAAAGGAACtgaatgaaagggaaaataaggaCATAATAGTGCTTTGAACCACAGCTTTATAAATACTTGTGGCTTTAACCTGCCCAGGAGGTAGATAAGCATGTTGCCTTTAGTTTGTCCTCAAATTCAACCTCTCACAAGAGGTTAAGGAACACACCCAAGGTTGGAATTGACACTCAGACCTCCCGACTTCCTGGCTTTGGAGCTGGGAGTTCAGCCTCCACCTCCCTTGTCTATCAGGAAAAACATCTGGGTTATAATGCTTGAGGATGGGATATCAAGGGGAAGTGGTGGAAGTTTGGTTCTTTAAGAAACTTTGAGCAAGACTGCCTAAAACCCAGCCAGAAGGCCCCTCCCATGGCCTGAGTCACAAGGCTCAAACATTTCTTCACTTCTCCTATCCTGGACACTTCCCTTGTATGACCTTTAGGAAAAGCTATTTGTCTGAGATGTTAGATGGGGAGAGAGGTAAGACTTCAAAATGCGTGAACGCAGACAGGTAAGAGGGCCTTTCCTTTTCACAGTCATCTCTGCCTCATTGAATGTGGCTCCCCAGCCACACTGGTGAATGCCTActtaaagcaaagagagagatgCAGGGAGGACCACAAGAAGAACAAGCAAAGGGAAGTCATCTTTAAAGGCCAAAAGgttatataaaacataataaaatacaactgtttcctttaaaatttttaatggccAGGAAATGATATAGAATATCTGCCAAGTCAcataaattaacttttttgttAAGTTTGTGATCCCGGAAAGAACACTCTATCGGTCGATGCAAACTGCATGGGAATTTCACCAGTGGTTGTCTGGGCATGTGACTGAGTGTGGGCCACGGAGCCATCTTTACATGGTCCAGAAAAAAACGCGGCTGCCATGTTCGGCAGGCTTCAGCTCCCCTTCGGTCTCAGGGTTGGGCTCTGGTCTTGCTCTTGAGTGATAGGGATTCTCCGGTAAAGGTCGATCTGTTTTCACTTTGGTGACCTGTGAGGGGCGAAGAGGACAGAAGCAAGGCTGAGGTCAGGTGGAACAGTCTAAGACCAAGAACGTACTTCCCAGCATTTCCTCTCTGGTCCTGCTGTCCCAACTAACCCTCTTTTTTCAAGCCCCGGCAAACCATATTTAGACTCATTTGACCTTTGAACGAACACTTAAGAAAGCCTTCTCTGGGGCGTTCCATGTGGTAGAATTTTCAGAAATAGTAGGGAACAAGACACACACTGTCCTCGAGGGAGCCAGACAAGAAAATCAGCCAAGACTTCCTAACCAAATTATCACAACTGAGGCAGGAACTAAATGCTGACACTTAGGATTTAGAGCAAGGACTGTGCACATGTCACCCATCCTGAAGGCTGGGGGCTGGATGATTTCAGAGCGGGTAACCTTTAGCATCATCTTAAAGGATGCCCATGAGCCAGGCAGAAAGATTAGCAGGAGAAAGACATTCCAGGTAATCAGTTTGTGTGTACACAGAGAGGCATACCTTTAGAACGGCAAAGCAAAGGCTGCATGAATAGTGGTGGGAAAAGAGGCACCTACGCAAGTGCCCGCTGGAAACGATACTGAGCACCTTATTCCATTTCATTCTCAAACTCCCATGAGATCATCTCACAGAGGTTCCCTGTGGCCACCTGCCTACCAGTGGGAAAACTAGTCCTCGAAGCCAGATCGGCCTACTCCAAAGCTTGtgcttttaaataacattttaaataacatactacACTGGTTGACAAGGGCCTGACAGTGAAGGGTACCGGAGGATGTGCAAAGTGTTTGAATTTGACCCCAGTGGTAACAGGTGCATGGAAGCAGGGAAGCAGTTCAAGCACATGTGCAGGCTGGAAGGTATGGAAGCTAGATCAGAGAGGGGCAGGACCAGAACTGGGAGAGCCAAGCCAACAGGCCTGGCAGCTCGCTGGAGCACTACACTATGGTAACAGGAGCGAGACGGAAGGTGGTCACATCCACATCAGCCCTGATGGTCACAAAATCTCCATCAGAAACCCACCGGCAATTGTTCtcactttaaagatgaggaaacacacagagaaatggaaagacaagGCCACAGTTATTAACAATGTTGTTATGTAGTGGTCTGATCTTCAAGCCACTCCCTATATGACTGATGAATCTTCCCATCTGCACAAATTCAAAAACCATTTACTGTGAATGGAGCTTTCAGGAACACAACAGCACAATTATTACTAAAACCACACAGTGAGACACTATCTGTAGTTCACAGGTGAGGACCAGGGAGGCTAACCTGCCCGTGATCAAGATACATGCTCCGTGTCAGAGTTGGAGCAGGGACCCAAGCCTTCTGTCTACAGGTCCAGAGTAGCTGTACGCTTGTTTTTTAGAACAGTGTTCTCCTCTCTCCACCACAGAGATCACTAATGGTTCCTTATTGCTTGACAGAGTTCCTCCAAATGCCTCCACCTGGCATGTGAAGCTCCTTTCAGGAATTCAAGATATGTatgaaataaatctaaaaacatgtttcttaaatttcaagtAATGAACAGAACCCTTAAAAGGACAGATTATTGTGGCAAGAACAAGAAAACAACTTCCTCTTCTGTATcatatggaaagagaaaaggagcagaaGCATGTGGTCAAACTAACTGCTAGGTATACAACCTTGGGCAGTCTACCCAATGCTCAATTTCCCATCTCTTAATGGGACTACTGGCTGACAGTGCTATTAGGATACTACACAGTCAGGTGCCTGATGCTTTGCGGGTGCTCCGTAAGTTATTGTCAATGTTAGCCTTCCCAGGATGGTGGAAtaatgggggagagagagcaactGGTTAGGAAGGTTGGAAACTTGAAACAACATTGACATCGAAGCTGAGGGCAGAAGAGTGAGTAGAAACTGGCCAGGGGCACAAAGGGGAGAAAGGCAACCCAGTGGACGCAGAATGCAGAAGTGAATGCAGCTAAAAGTTAGGCTTTACCCAGCTGGTCATGACGtttctaaaaaaagattattggatTCTGATTTTAAGTATGACTAAAACTGATAATcctcttaaagaaataaacttttgaaaaCAAGACAGTattttgtaggtttttaaaaacattaacacaAAGGTTCAGGAATCAATATGCTTTCTTAACAGCATGGTTTGTTAATTCTCCTTTGATTagagacagaaatgagaaaaggttGTTTTCATTGGTAAATGTGTAGGTCCCACCACCTTCCAACAGAGTTATCCACAATTTAAGTGATCTGTGCAGGGCAGCAAAAGAAGATATCTGAAGATAATCAATCtggacaaaagcaaaacaaagttgCTAAAGCACTCATCTACTTATGACACCAAGCTTAAGACCCAACTACCCACAGATACTATACATAAAGAGAAGGGAACAAGGGCGAACTGTGGACCTATGCACCAGGCGTTAGGCTGGAAGTTCACAAAAGCTCTCGAGCTTAATTAATCCTCACAGAAAACTAGGGATGAATACTGGTCCTATTTCGGAGATGCGGTAGGACAGGAAACAGTCACCAATATGCTCAGGATCCCACAGTGACTCAGTAGTACTACCTTCCTCCAGTCAAACCCGAGTTTTCCCTGCCATCCTGCCACCTATCTGTCCCAGAGGTAATGGAAGACATGCGGCTGAAGATGCGGGAGTAggtcggggcatctgggtggtgcagctggttaagtgtctgactcttgatttcggctcaggtcatgatctcagcatcatgagatcaaaccctgtgtgaGAATCCcgagattctcttctccctctgctccacaccccgccccctctctcaaaaacaaaacaaaacaaaaaaaaacaaaacagcagcagcagggtAAGTCAGATCACACAGGCTCTTGTAAGCTAGAATACTGCAAGCAAGGGCAAGCCcctgaaaagttttaaaaagaaagtgatatttattttctatacagATCACGTGAAGATGTAATGATAGCCTAAATTCTTCAATTTCAGGTGATACAAGGTCTTCTAAAATCTGAACAggaccaccctcccctcccagatATTTGCACAGCCTAAGTTAAGAACTCCTGTTCAAGATGTGGGGACAGTGAGAGGACTCAAAAAAATCATCCAGGAAATGCTTACCTATAGGAACTGATGATTTTTTATAAAGGGAGAAAGGGAcatgaagaaaaaagacattGAGGTTTCTGATGTTTCAAGAGATGGTGGTGTCATGACTGAGATAGGAAATACAGAACAGAGtaagaaaatgtgctttttaaactACAGGGATACACTTAAAAATCTCAGGTACTGATAAATCTGGCCTGTAGAATCCAGCATACCTTGGTCCTATTTCCTCTCTGAATTCCAGGTTAACTTCAATGCTTTCAACTGCCAGTGCCCCTAACAttgtgtctttcctcatctcctccCTTCTGTTCTCCAATTAGctaattaaacaaaaacaaatctgcaCATGCTGGACgatctatttaaagaaatatttttattaaactccTGGATTGTGTGTAATCACTCCCTCATTAACCTTTTCTGACTGCCCCTCCAGCCCTTACCCACCTGTCAGTCAGAAGGCAAGAGCCCCAGCAGGAGGAGACTTTTTACCTTGGACAGCTCTCCCAGGTCAGGTCGCACCCATCCCAGCTTGTCCAGCACACACTCGTCAAACTTGGCCTGCTGTTTGCGGCAGTGACGAAATAGCTGCAGGCCGGAATAGTCGATGCAGGTCCAATAGTCTGTAAAAGGCTCCGCACAGTGAAGCTTTATCTGCCTGGAAAAGAGGGCTAGGTTAGGGATAGCTCcttgcaaaataatgaaaaacagaaaagtaggGAAAAAGTAAGCACCGACCTCAAAAGCACAGCCTtgctttctgaaaggtaggagaGCAGATGCTCTTACCTCACTTACAGACAATCTGGAGAGCCTCAGATTGAGAACCAATAAGTAGAAAAAGATTTCTGAGGAAGAAGACCTCATTTATTTATGCAGCAAAACTAAATGAGTTGAAATGTGAAGACTGTGGTCTGAGGCACATATATTTTACACAGAACACTCCTCACTTAGGGTCTACGTGTTCTTTCCTTTAGATCCAATTCTAAAGATGATCAGTTTAGCAAACTTGGAAGAGGCAGCATAATCTGAGACAGGCACACTGACAGAAGGCAGCGGTGAGACAATGGCAAAGGAAGAGACGGAATTGTAAAAGACAAATACACAAACCAACAAGCGGAAGATCCTGAAGCATCGGTGAGGAGGCAAACCACCTTACGCTCCTCACAGTTCAGAGCCCTCGCTCTAGTAATGCACTGAACAGAAACAGATTAATCtgtcatttaaaaagttaaattatatttGGTGGTCTCTGTTAAGAAGGCAGCATGTAATTCATTTAGTGGCCACCAAAAATGGCTGAAGAAAAGGTAACTTCTGTGTGTAAGAGATAAGTTTCAATTATTTTGCAAAACTCCCTTCTCTCACCATTCAGCCTTGCTGGTAATCCAATAAATGCCAattcaaagaagaataaaatgccattattttaagtaaaagccTTACATGAGGCACTGGAAGAAATGCACAGCACTCTCCTTCCCCTAAGGGAATCATGACTAGAAAGTGCTAGTTTGCCGTACTCTAAGAATCTAGCTACACTCAACACGGGAATCTTACTTCACACAGCTCAGGAAGAACCTCAGAGATGGGATGGAGGAAATACACAGTGAAAAAGCTGCTTTCCATTCTTGCTGGGTTTCCCTCCTAGGAAGCAACCAATGTACCCAGCTTCTTACATACCTTTCCAGGAATTCTAGTGTAACCTGGGGGTGGCGGGGTGTgcacaggaaagaaggaagaccaGCAAAGCCATATGGAGCTCTTCTGAACGGCCCCTAGCCTCACTGAACAGGATGCCCACAGTACACAAAACCGCACCCCCTCCACTGAGAATCAGGCTGGTAGCAGGCTACTGTTTCCAATGCCAGTTTTTTAATTCCTCCAGCATGGGACAGCGGAAGAGCTGCTAGCATTACTGGAGTCTTCGGTCTCTTCTGCTACCCTGGTACCCACACCCAACTATTACCTCCTAATGCCTACAAAGAGCAACTTCAGCATGGAGGCAGCAACTCTCATGGAGGTAGCTGGGCACCTCGGGAGCTTGTGAAATCCAAACACTGTCCACTTAAAAGTACTACCTCTAGGCCAAAGcagaaattgttttccaaagttctcttagaaaagtttaaaaagtaaacacGTAAACTAGTTAGCAATCAAACCAATGCAGATTCAAGCaagaataaaatatcattttgcacctatcaaatacttaaataatacACAATACCGGTAAGGTAAAAAAAGATACAGTGCTGAAGGCAGAATAAAGTGACCcaacttttaagaaaatgacGACTATAGTCCAAGAGCCATAAATAATATTCAAAGCCTTTTTATAGCATAATCTCACTACTGAGACATTTATGCCACggaattaattaaaaagagaaaaagagctacACACAAAGGTAACCACTGCAGATTTATCTAAAACAATCAAAAACCGGGgg
This DNA window, taken from Lutra lutra chromosome 13, mLutLut1.2, whole genome shotgun sequence, encodes the following:
- the NDUFA8 gene encoding NADH dehydrogenase [ubiquinone] 1 alpha subcomplex subunit 8, with protein sequence MPGIVELPTLEDLKVQEVKVSSSVLKAAAHHYGVQCDKPNKEFMLCRWEEKDPRRCLEEGKLVNKCALDFFRQIKLHCAEPFTDYWTCIDYSGLQLFRHCRKQQAKFDECVLDKLGWVRPDLGELSKVTKVKTDRPLPENPYHSRARPEPNPETEGELKPAEHGSRVFFWTM